In the Bombus pyrosoma isolate SC7728 linkage group LG15, ASM1482585v1, whole genome shotgun sequence genome, one interval contains:
- the LOC122575504 gene encoding HIG1 domain family member 2A, mitochondrial isoform X3: MEGIPNPCTTKDQETLDELEWIQVVRTELNENDNVKEPKGAIQKFKENPLVPIGATATVAALSYGLYNTFIGNSQMAQYMMRSRVAAQAFTIIAMVGGLVVMGKKTRKHNMKVL, from the exons ATGGAGGGGATTCCAAACCCAT GTACAACAAAAGATCAAGAAACGTTAGATGAATTAGAATGGATTCAAGTAGTACGTACTGAGCtgaatgaaaatgataatgtCAAAGAGCCGAAAGGAGcaatacaaaaattcaaagagaATCCTTTAGTACCTATAG GTGCTACGGCAACTGTAGCTGCTCTGAGTTATGGCTTGTACAATACTTTTATAGGAAATAGTCAAATGGCGCAATATATGATGCGTAGTCGAGTTGCAGCACAAGCTTTCACTATTATAGCCATGGTTGGTGGACTCGTAGTTATGGGAAAAAAAACAA GAAAGCATAACATGAAAGTTTTATGA
- the LOC122575509 gene encoding DNA repair protein SWI5 homolog, protein MFKKSNEQSMKNIRGVNTPRSNQSLHSNNENILLTEEEIREYFKLVEYEKMLDQELSNLRMEETEFRSTQETMDLLHKYNDIKDVTQMVLGAIAVANKTTIRNLYKQYDLSLEED, encoded by the coding sequence ATGTTTAAGAAATCCAATGAACAAAGTATGAAGAATATTAGGGGGGTAAATACGCCAAGATCGAATCAGTCATTACATTCGAATAATGAGAACATTTTGCTTACGGAAGAGGAGATACGCGAATACTTCAAGCTCGTAGAATACGAAAAAATGCTTGATCAAGAATTGTCCAATTTGAGGATGGAAGAGACAGAATTTCGTTCAACTCAAGAAACTATggatttattacataaatacaatgatattAAAGATGTAACTCAAATGGTTCTAGGTGCAATAGCTGTAGCAAATAAAACTACGATTAGGAATCTGTATAAACAATATGATTTATCGCTggaagaagattaa
- the LOC122575504 gene encoding respiratory supercomplex factor 1, mitochondrial isoform X1, giving the protein MNTHFINSPYSSIVLPHLIRKLYKLIGTTKDQETLDELEWIQVVRTELNENDNVKEPKGAIQKFKENPLVPIGATATVAALSYGLYNTFIGNSQMAQYMMRSRVAAQAFTIIAMVGGLVVMGKKTRKHNMKVL; this is encoded by the exons ATGAACACGCATTTTATAAACTCGCCTTACAGCAGTATAGTACTACCacatttaattagaaaattgtataaattaatag GTACAACAAAAGATCAAGAAACGTTAGATGAATTAGAATGGATTCAAGTAGTACGTACTGAGCtgaatgaaaatgataatgtCAAAGAGCCGAAAGGAGcaatacaaaaattcaaagagaATCCTTTAGTACCTATAG GTGCTACGGCAACTGTAGCTGCTCTGAGTTATGGCTTGTACAATACTTTTATAGGAAATAGTCAAATGGCGCAATATATGATGCGTAGTCGAGTTGCAGCACAAGCTTTCACTATTATAGCCATGGTTGGTGGACTCGTAGTTATGGGAAAAAAAACAA GAAAGCATAACATGAAAGTTTTATGA
- the LOC122575453 gene encoding NHL repeat-containing protein 2: MEQNMNVQDTIEELIEIGMEIAKSQSLELSINRKEELVLRHIKAFSKKEARITDFQPGLEWFNVAEGLSIYQHLKGKIVILDFFTYCCINCMHVLSDLDVLEKLFSIQDGLVIVGVHSAKFSNEKNSRKLLSAVQRYNIKHPVVNDTTMSMWHYLGIVCWPTLIMLGPTGELLAVFVGEGHRDELIIHVGVALTYFRSLNKIHTNDIPLQLAQHLLPVGNGNILFPSKLEILQNGEGESLVIADTGHNRILVTDTTGNVQHIIGGPNPDFKDGNFETAKFNAPQGVSTLDNLIYVADTKNHAIRKIDLIRKIVITIAGTGIKGHDYVGGKIGKDQVLSSPWDLAVYKHENGNNIIPVLLIAMAGNHQIWALFLEDTIWWKNKGYKEGTCLAIVGSGTEENRNNTYPYSAGLAQPSGITIAEELKIAVFADSESSTIRSINLQNGHVLAICGGSRNPLDLHDYGDLDGVNYAVKLQHPLGVAWHPKENIIYVTDTYNHKIKIINVITKQCKTIYGYGIPNENFFFDEPSGIAISPEKGFLYIADTNNHAVKMIDTEKGNITTLPINVPIIETDNNYKNVYFFDTTISETGGKLNVLFSINFSDRDLKLNPDAPQKWAINLTTNSSGWVGVENCGELSNPVSLRFFKGNGTHEVRVILDIVACKSTECISKKLLIVYHIHQVPDASTIVTEKRKVVVK, from the exons ATGGAACAAAATATGAATGTGCAGGACACAATAGAAGAATTGATAGAAATTGGTATGGAAATCGCCAAAAGTCAAAGTTTAGAATTGTCGATTAACAGAAAAGAGGAATTGGTATTACGGCATATCAAAGCGTTTTCAAAGAAGGAAGCGCGGATCACCGATTTTCAACCAG GTTTGGAATGGTTCAATGTCGCAGAAGGATTATCTATATATCAACATCTTAAAGGAAAAATAGTTATTTTGGATTTCTTTACATATTGTTGCATCAATTGTATGCACGTTTTATCAGATTTAGATGTTCTTGAGAAACTGTTTTCAATTCAGGATGGCCTTGTTATT GTTGGAGTACACAgtgcaaaattttcaaacgaaaaaaattcaagaaaattattgtCAGCAGTACAGaggtataatataaaacatccaGTTGTAAATGACACTACAATGTCAATGTGGCATTACTTAGGAATCGTATGTTGGCCAACATTAATAATGTTAG GTCCTACTGGTGAATTACTTGCAGTTTTTGTAGGAGAAGGACACAGAGATGAATTGATAATACATGTAGGCGTAGCATTAACTTATTTTAgatcattaaataaaattcatacaaaTGATATTCCTTTGCAATTGGCACAACACTTATTGCCTGTTGGAAATGGAAACATTTTGTTTCCAAGTAAGTTGGAAATCCTTCAAAATGGGGAAGGAGAAAGTTTGGTTATTGCTGATACAGGCCACAACAGAATTTTAGTAACGGATACTACAGGAAATGTGCAACACATTATTGGTGGTCCTAATCCGGATTTTAAAgatggaaattttgaaactgcAAAGTTTAATGCACCTCAGGGAGTGTCTACGTTAGACAATTTGATTTACGTAGCCGACACTAAAAATCACGCAATTAGAAAG atagaCTTGATAAGAAAAATAGTGATTACCATTGCTGGTACCGGTATTAAAGGTCACGATTACGTCGGAGGTAAAATCGGTAAAGATCAAGTTTTATCTTCACCATGGGATTTGGCTGTTTATAAACACGAGAATGGTAACAATATCATACCTGTATTGTTAATTGCAATGGCTGGTAATCATCAGATTTGGGCACTCTTCTTGGAAGATACTATTTGGTGGAAAAATAA AGGATACAAAGAGGGTACTTGTCTGGCGATAGTAGGAAGTGGCACGGAGGAAAATCGCAACAATACGTATCCTTACTCGGCTGGTTTAGCGCAACCGTCTGGTATAACTATTGCCGAAGAACTAAAGATTGCCGTTTTTGCCGACAGTGAAAGCAGTACTATTAGGAgcataaatttacaaaatggaCATGTTCTCGCCATTTGTGGTGGAAGTAGAAATCCATTG GATCTGCATGATTATGGAGACTTAGACGGTGTAAACTATGCGGTAAAGCTTCAACATCCTTTGGGTGTAGCATGGCATCCGAaagaaaacattatttatgtaaCAGACACTTACAATCATAAAATCAAGATAATCAATGTAATCACTAAGCAATGTAAAACCATATATGGTTATGGAATACCAAATGAGAACTTTTTT ttcGATGAACCTAGCGGTATTGCCATAAGTCCAGAAAAAGGTTTCTTATACATAGCTGACACTAATAATCACGCTGTGAAAATGATCGATACGGAAAAGGGAAACATTACTACG TTGCCGATAAATGTTCCAATAATCGAAACTGACAATAATTACAAGAATGtttatttcttcgatactACCATCAGCGAAACAGGCGGTAAATTAAACGTCTTGTTCAGTATAAATTTTTCCGACCGTGATTTAAAGTTAAATCCGGATGCACCACAGAAGTGGGCTATAAATTTGACAACGAATAGTTCTGGATGGGTAGGTGTGGAAAATTGTGGAGAACTTTCAAATCCAGTATCTTTAAGATTTTTCAAAGGAAATGGAACACACGAGGTGCGTGTAATTTTGGATATAGTTGCCTGTAAAAGTACCGAGTGTATatcaaaaaaattgttaatagtGTACCATATACATCAAGTACCAGATGCTTCCACTATtgtaacagaaaaaagaaaggttgttgttaaatag
- the LOC122575504 gene encoding HIG1 domain family member 2A, mitochondrial isoform X4 has translation MLAGTTKDQETLDELEWIQVVRTELNENDNVKEPKGAIQKFKENPLVPIGATATVAALSYGLYNTFIGNSQMAQYMMRSRVAAQAFTIIAMVGGLVVMGKKTRKHNMKVL, from the exons atgctgGCAGGTACAACAAAAGATCAAGAAACGTTAGATGAATTAGAATGGATTCAAGTAGTACGTACTGAGCtgaatgaaaatgataatgtCAAAGAGCCGAAAGGAGcaatacaaaaattcaaagagaATCCTTTAGTACCTATAG GTGCTACGGCAACTGTAGCTGCTCTGAGTTATGGCTTGTACAATACTTTTATAGGAAATAGTCAAATGGCGCAATATATGATGCGTAGTCGAGTTGCAGCACAAGCTTTCACTATTATAGCCATGGTTGGTGGACTCGTAGTTATGGGAAAAAAAACAA GAAAGCATAACATGAAAGTTTTATGA
- the LOC122575438 gene encoding mucin-3A → MSLESSHATLTTLVLWACLSFSLASERPLPQSATTVLLPMKYLKSRADTYQAISGISKEPKDTRNEVVRATGNNRSPGSVAVNFHRLPPSPANLLKPDGFQFYTYNERGDMITRQMTMQEIQALIASGGPDHSNMEIQEPQKAEDILTGGKKVMDVVEKVQSVLKSAMDKPLSTLSGSHPMIPENVNVEWSNILPAILAGDKYGNKVEESHYVEKPTSKPSSSASYVIHKENDSVSDSFKHDVSETVAQAKPEDTNKYTNERNEQIKKNETLPTIATKPTTISYTEKLMIPVSVITTEQNVELMAHNRYTTQSSILHKVTGAIPLSESTTTYGSNVRDEENLASTSAVTKPTTIGASVSSNLGESIKNNYDNIGLTTSETLQAKYNTSQIDETVTDQTDSLVTQTKTKPTTDISNQEYDKVPLKTQTPSMMEANQVQDTNEPFSKLPSQSSLPFTKPPLQFSVSFTKLPPQSSVSSTSTPASTNKYRTTTLVPSTTIHDTVTEPSDRLSEPIEPPKSSPSMELVNSLSNVISQISNDVSPVLSSSFGFQSIPSENEGKRNDSSEITTHPSTTNDDRLENANNTSEERIQESSSEMTMKFDPDQEKISSITISAPIVSMSTTELDKTANVSDISTKSDSIHVSSVQTNVTESTTDINETPVTSSNVLQAIALIENMLHTASPATNRPVIQSITLPNDLSGNLLPNTVASSLIADSYLSNLKTNKTQAVLKETTASSLEKLDSTETVTSNSELSTSVNEDSTNDTTKKDSTNENEIYRTSTTKDDLFTDQQKIESSLLKNELSTASETTTVASSILDTAAKTTVADGISTSFANNAFNEQASTYETTISSNEDSTSTNTGTIIANAENITEGASQNNDKTSTTYLEYTTETSSEHDKQTFTYQTMIDELSTNLSESSTVIANLSNAEERPVESSTDKIILQSPLKKTEEQAKNDTVHTIVNQQKINISENTTMNQQETDILNNATMNEHKINILNDTAANQHKINILNNTAVNQHKMNILNNATMSQHKTNILNNTTVNQHKTNTLSNTTVNQHKTNILSNTTVNQHKTNILSNTTVNQHKTNTLSNTTVNQHKTNILSNATLNQHKTNTLSNTTVNQHKTNILSNTTVNQQETNIANNTIVSQHKMNILNNTDVNEHKINILTNTPENQHKINILNNTTTTPLSDTKSSVVSSIPESTTTAINSIKEESNEIKGSTMNSVDWNRSENKTKIPIEMYSYNSNVSMNNSIGTQLLGAASKLHNNESHINQKMNDSPSSMLQSKTNNTSINQHTWQRISLHQVIPSSTEFTTGSTTSTKHFEASTSTMPTMVDTSSAKYPSNYQSTPVNKAESTVSLNASKSIGGLDTSTSNASADIVNFSRLCNELAIKFWVAANSGLSTGRSLVLSPFGMTSLLAMIFLGARGSTSDQMNEILGLDNVATFNPHLIFQNVTDTVSLARHQGIANAAFVRELFADKAKVRRLLPFYKEQAQQFYEGLVTEVNFATISDLVRRRTNLLIRKQTGGRIKDFVKSNTVPLRSPLATISANVFQTDCNTSSASTTGRDGELYFAVSAAHRLRKLIPVPATVWRSNVLAGYEPSLDATVSAIGSADKLVSTIFLVPGQQGHAAPGDTLDRLEQRFIKEAFQDGAWDKLLKVLIPRPSLELQVPKFSHRSIVNATAALKRMGLDQLFSTNADFKGINGIGNRLFLSDVLQMNLFSTCGDENIANGRHHMEIYPASPTLRNSRHIGEQTFRRTRRAVNMEPANYRTVSLKERMRTIERSEEKPRLKLDQPFLYFVRHNPTGLILHIGRFNPRLI, encoded by the exons ATGTCGTTGGAATCGTCTCATGCTACTTTGACGACACTTGTGCTGTGGGCATGTTTGAGTTTCAGCCTGGCTTCGGAACGCCCACTTCCACAAAGCGCCACAACCGTATTACTGcctatgaaatatttgaaatctaG GGCGGACACGTATCAGGCAATATCGGGCATATCGAAAGAACCGAAAGATACGAGGAACGAGGTTGTTCGCGCAACGGGAAACAACAGGTCACCTGGTTCGGTCGCAGTCAATTTTCATCGACTGCCACCGTCTCCGGCGAATTTGCTGAAACCCGAtggatttcaattttacacgTACAACGAGAGAGGCGATATGATCACGAGGCAAATGACTATGCAAGAGATTCAAGCTTTAATCGCGAGTGGAGGTCCGGATCATTCTAACATGGAGATTCAAGAGCCCCAAAAAGCTGAGGATATACTTACAGGAGGAAAGAAG GTAATGGACGTCGTGGAAAAAGTGCAAAGCGTGCTAAAAAGCGCTATGGATAAACCGTTATCGACGCTGTCCGGCTCGCACCCGATGATCCCAGAAAACGTGAACGTCGAATGGAGCAATATTTTACCAGCTATTTTGGCCGGTGACAAATACGGAAATAAGGTCGAAGAAAGCCACTACGTTGAAAAACCAACATCGAAACCGTCATCATCTGCCAGCTATGTCATACATAAGGAGAATGATTCGGTTTCCGATTCGTTCAAACATGACGTAAGCGAAACGGTTGCACAGGCGAAACCCGAAGATACTAACAAATAtacaaacgaacgaaacgagcaAATCAAGAAGAACGAAACGCTGCCGACAATTGCTACGAAACCTACGACTATCTCTTACACGGAGAAATTAATGATCCCTGTATCTGTCATCACGACCGAGCAAAATGTCGAATTGATGGCTCACAATCGTTATACCACTCAGAGTTCCATTTTGCATAAGGTGACTGGAGCGATACCGTTGTCAGAAAGTACTACTACTTACGGATCTAACGTTCGGGACGAAGAAAACCTGGCATCCACAAGTGCTGTTACAAAACCAACAACAATCGGCGCTTCTGTTTCGTCGAACTTAGGCGAGTCTATCAAAAACAATTACGATAACATCGGTCTCACGACGAGTGAAACGTTACaggcaaaatataatacatcgCAGATTGATGAAACTGTTACCGATCAGACCGATTCGTTGGTAACACAAACGAAGACGAAACCAACGACCGATATTTCGAACCAGGAATACGATAAAGTTCCATTGAAAACGCAGACACCGTCCATGATGGAAGCGAATCAAGTTCAAGACACCAACGAACCGTTCAGCAAATTGCCATCACAGTCTTCTCTACCGTTTACCAAACCGCCATTACaattttctgtatcttttaCGAAATTGCCACCGCAGTCTTCTGTATCGTCCACGAGTACTCCTGcaagtacaaataaatatagaacaaCGACATTGGTACCATCGACGACGATACACGACACAGTAACCGAACCAAGCGATCGCTTAAGCGAGCCGATCGAGCCACCAAAATCTTCTCCATCTATGGAGCTGGTGAATTCTTTATCGAACGTGATCAGTCAAATCTCCAACGACGTTTCTCCCGTGTTATCTTCCTCTTTCGGGTTCCAGTCGATTCCCAGTGAAAACGAGGGAAAACGTAATGACAGCTCTGAAATTACAACGCATCCTTCCACGACCAACGATGACCGACTAGAAAATGCGAATAATACGTCCGAAGAACGTATACAGGAATCGTCTAGCGAAATGACGATGAAGTTCGATCCTGATCAAGAGAAGATTTCCTCCATTACTATATCCGCGCCGATTGTTTCGATGAGTACGACAGAGCTCGATAAAACGGCAAACGTTTCGGATATTTCGACGAAATCTGATAGCATACATGTATCGAGTGTTCAGACAAATGTGACAGAGTCAACGACGGATATTAACGAGACACCGGTTACTAGTTCCAACGTTTTACAAGCGATAGCGCTTATCGAGAATATGCTTCATACCGCCTCACCTGCTACGAATAGACCCGTTATCCAGTCAATCACCTTGCCGAACGATTTATCGGGGAATTTGTTACCTAACACTGTAGCAAGCTCGCTGATCGCTGATTCTTATTTATCCAATTTGAAGACAAATAAAACACAAGCTGTACTCAAGGAGACAACAGCGTCATCTCTTGAGAAGCTCGACTCAACAGAAACTGTTACGTCAAATTCGGAGTTGTCTACCTCGGTTAACGAGGATAGCACGAACGATACAACGAAGAAAGATTCGACGAacgagaatgaaatttatcgaacgtCGACAACAAAGGACGATCTATTTACCGACCAGCAGAAAATTGAATCTTCGCTATTAAAAAACGAACTGTCCACCGCTTCGGAGACTACGACAGTAGCGTCGTCTATCCTTGATACTGCTGCAAAAACTACCGTCGCGGATGGAATATCAACTTCCTTCGCGAATAACGCGTTTAACGAACAGGCATCGACTTACGAGACGACAATATCGAGTAACGAGGATTCGACAAGTACGAACACAGGAACCATAATTGCAAATGCTGAAAATATTACTGAGGGAGCATCGCAGAACAATGATAAAACTTCTACAACATACCTGGAATACACGACAGAAACATCGTCAGAACACGACAAACAAACATTTACGTATCAGACCATGATAGATGAATTGTCGACGAACTTGAGCGAATCTAGCACGGTCATCGCGAATTTATCTAACGCAGAGGAGCGTCCAGTGGAGAGTTCGACGGACAAAATCATATTGCAAAGTCCTTTAAAGAAGACCGAAGAGCAGGCAAAGAATGATACGGTTCACACGATCGTGAACCAACAGAAGATCAACATTTCGGAAAACACAACCATGAACCAACAGGAGACTGACATCTTGAACAACGCAACTATGAatgaacataaaattaatattttgaacgACACAGCCGCGAACCAAcacaaaattaacattttgaaCAACACAGCGGTAAACCAACATAAAATGAACATTTTGAACAACGCAACCATGAGTCAACATAAAACGAACATTTTGAACAATACAACCGTGAATCAGCATAAAACGAACACTTTGAGCAACACAACCGTGAATCAACATAAAACGAACATTTTGAGCAACACAACCGTGAATCAGCATAAAACGAACATTTTGAGCAACACGACCGTGAATCAGCATAAAACGAACACTTTGAGCAACACGACCGTGAATCAGCATAAAACGAACATTTTGAGCAACGCGACCCTGAATCAACATAAAACGAACACTTTGAGCAACACGACCGTGAATCAACATAAAACGAACATTTTGAGCAACACAACCGTGAACCAACAAGAAACTAACATTGCGAACAACACAATCGTGAGCCAACATAAAATGAACATTTTGAATAACACAGATGTGAAcgaacataaaattaatattttgactAATACACCCGAGAATCAACATAAgatcaatattttgaataacaCAACCACAACACCTCTCAGCGATACGAAATCTTCCGTTGTCTCGTCTATTCCTGAATCGACAACCACTGCTATAAATTCTATCAAGGAGGAATCAAACGAGATCAAAGGTAGTACGATGAATTCGGTAGATTGGAACAGATCGGagaacaaaacaaaaattcccATTGAAATGTATTCGTACAATAGTAATGTCAGTATGAATAACTCAATAGGAACGCAGTTGTTGGGAGCCGCAAGTAAATTACACAATAACGAGTCGCACATAAATCAGAAGATGAATGATTCGCCAAGTTCGATGTTACAGAGCAAAACGAATAACACGAGCATAAATCAGCACACGTGGCAGCGGATATCGTTGCACCAAGTAATTCCATCGTCGACAGAATTCACCACGGGATCTACCACGTCAACGAAGCACTTCGAGGCATCGACATCGACAATGCCGACGATGGTGGACACGAGTTCGGCAAAATATCCCTCAAATTATCAGTCGACTCCCGTGAACAAAGCGGAATCGACTGTTTCCCTAAATGCCTCGAAAAGCATCGGTGGATTGGACACCAGCACGAGCAATGCGAGTGCCGATATTGTCAATTTTTCGAGGCTTTGTAACGAACTAGCAATTAAGTTTTGGGTCGCGGCGAACAGCGGGTTGAGTACTGGAAGATCGCTCGTTCTTTCACCGTTTGGCATGACTAGCCTGTTGGCGATGATCTTCCTCGGTGCTCGAGGATCAACGTCAGACCAGATGAACGAAATACTTGGACTCGACAATGTGGCCACTTTCAACCCGCATCTTATTTTCCAGAACGTAACGGACACGGTGAGCTTGGCGAGGCACCAAGGTATCGCGAACGCGGCGTTTGTCCGCGAATTATTTGCGGATAAAGCTAAGGTGAGAAGATTGTTGCCGTTTTATAAGGAGCAAGCTCAACAATTTTACGAAGGATTGGTGACCGAAGTAAATTTCGCTACTATCAGTGATCTCGTGCGTCGCCGAACCAATCTGTTGATTAGGAAACAGACTGGAGGTAGAATAAAGGATTTCGTGAAGAGCAACACGGTTCCTCTAAGATCACCGCTGGCTACAATTTCAGCAAACGTGTTTCAGACGGATTGCAACACAAGTTCTGCGAGTACAACAGGCCGAGACGGGGAATTATACTTCGCCGTCTCAGCTGCTCATAGATTGAGGAAATTGATCCCCGTTCCGGCTACCGTTTGGCGATCGAACGTTCTTGCCGGTTATGAGCCCAGTTTGGATGCGACTGTTAGTGCTATTGGAAGTGCGGATAAGCTCGTTTCGACCATATTTCTCGTACCAGGTCAACAAGGTCACGCTGCACCCGGTGATACTTTGGATCGACTCGAACAAAGGTTTATCAAAGAAGCTTTTCAAGATGGAGCTTGGGATAAGCTACTGAAGGTTCTTATACCTAGACCGAGCCTTGAATTACAAGTACCCAAATTTAGTCATCGGTCCATTGTGAACGCTACTGCTGCTTTGAAGAGGATGGGACTCGATCAGCTGTTTTCGACTAACGCCGACTTCAAAGGGATCAATGGAATTGGAAATCGTCTCTTCTTGTCCGACGTTTTACAG ATGAATCTATTCAGTACGTGCGGCGATGAAAACATCGCTAATGGACGACATCACATGGAAATTTATCCAGCAAGTCCTACTTTACGAAATTCTCGACACATCGGCGAACAAACATTCCGTAGAACAAGACGGGCAGTCAATATGGAGCCGGCAAACTATCGTACAGTTTCGTTGAAGGAAAGAATGAGGACTATAGAAAGATCAGAAGAGAAACCGAGATTGAAATTGGACCAGCCGTTCCTTTATTTCGTACGGCACAATCCAACGGGTCTCATACTTCATATAGGCCGTTTCAATCCTaggttaatataa
- the LOC122575511 gene encoding MORN repeat-containing protein 5, with protein sequence MPNARNMNVQSKNSGEETRFIDGSEYRGTWNVLGMEGIGKFVLPHNAIFEGEFRDGTFHGHGSLYFPRLQRIDGIWSQGECRDKRYTFNDGSIFRSHNWEYCRFPDRRYQTCIKYGLRPGGATLRTNDRNELLIPPTCYDAGIGIFNPCKYHIVSHQDSKKVLEIPNTKFARWIQKNCQKAWSEPTGNRKDLYENWFPDKFDTKFLSTLLPFSNESFEPWWKRLTTFRSDYKEKTLTNEKNEHFQNLIKSLVEFH encoded by the exons ATGCCGAACGCACGCAACATGAATGTGCAATCGAAGAATTCCGGAGAAGAAACGCGTTTCATCGATGGAAGCGAATACAGGGGCACTTGGAACGTACTAGGAATGGAGGGAATTGGCAAATTCGTTCTGCCGCACA ATGCCATCTTTGAAGGAGAGTTTCGCGATGGTACATTTCATGGACATGGTAGCTTATATTTCCCTCGCCTACAAAGAATAGATGGAATTTGGTCGCAAGGTGAATGTAGGGACAAACGATATACCTTCAACGATGGATCAATTTTTCGTAGCCATAACTGGGAGTACTGCAGATTCCCTGACAGACG ATATCAAACGTGCATTAAATACGGATTGAGACCCGGTGGAGCAACATTACGCAcaaacgatcgaaacgaacTTCTTATTCCGCCTACATGCTACGATGCAGgcattggaatttttaatccaTGTAAATATCATATTGTATCCCACCAAGACTCGAAGAAGGTAC TTGAAATACCAAATACCAAATTCGCTCGCTGGATACAGAAGAACTGTCAGAAGGCGTGGTCTGAGCCAACCGGAAATCGAAAAGACCTTTACGAAAATTGGTTTCCCGACAAATTTGACACAAAGTTCCTTTCAACATTATTGCCATTTTCGAATGAGTCTTTCGAACCTTGGTGGAAGAG ATTGACCACCTTTCGTTCAGATTACAAAGAGAAGACTCTAactaatgaaaaaaatgaacaTTTCCAAAATCTTATTAAGAGTCTCGTTGAATTTCATTGA
- the LOC122575504 gene encoding HIG1 domain family member 2A, mitochondrial isoform X2, protein MNTHFINSPYSSIVLPHLIRKLYKLIGTTKDQETLDELEWIQVVRTELNENDNVKEPKGAIQKFKENPLVPIGATATVAALSYGLYNTFIGNSQMAQYMMRSRVAAQAFTIIAMVGGLVVMGKKTRVNNPIL, encoded by the exons ATGAACACGCATTTTATAAACTCGCCTTACAGCAGTATAGTACTACCacatttaattagaaaattgtataaattaatag GTACAACAAAAGATCAAGAAACGTTAGATGAATTAGAATGGATTCAAGTAGTACGTACTGAGCtgaatgaaaatgataatgtCAAAGAGCCGAAAGGAGcaatacaaaaattcaaagagaATCCTTTAGTACCTATAG GTGCTACGGCAACTGTAGCTGCTCTGAGTTATGGCTTGTACAATACTTTTATAGGAAATAGTCAAATGGCGCAATATATGATGCGTAGTCGAGTTGCAGCACAAGCTTTCACTATTATAGCCATGGTTGGTGGACTCGTAGTTATGGGAAAAAAAACAA GAGTTAACAATCCAATATTatga
- the LOC122575504 gene encoding HIG1 domain family member 2A, mitochondrial isoform X5 — protein MEGIPNPCTTKDQETLDELEWIQVVRTELNENDNVKEPKGAIQKFKENPLVPIGATATVAALSYGLYNTFIGNSQMAQYMMRSRVAAQAFTIIAMVGGLVVMGKKTSTDV, from the exons ATGGAGGGGATTCCAAACCCAT GTACAACAAAAGATCAAGAAACGTTAGATGAATTAGAATGGATTCAAGTAGTACGTACTGAGCtgaatgaaaatgataatgtCAAAGAGCCGAAAGGAGcaatacaaaaattcaaagagaATCCTTTAGTACCTATAG GTGCTACGGCAACTGTAGCTGCTCTGAGTTATGGCTTGTACAATACTTTTATAGGAAATAGTCAAATGGCGCAATATATGATGCGTAGTCGAGTTGCAGCACAAGCTTTCACTATTATAGCCATGGTTGGTGGACTCGTAGTTATGGGAAAAAAAACAAGTACtgatgtataa